In Bubalus kerabau isolate K-KA32 ecotype Philippines breed swamp buffalo chromosome 4, PCC_UOA_SB_1v2, whole genome shotgun sequence, one DNA window encodes the following:
- the RFK gene encoding riboflavin kinase, protein MRQLPYFCRGQVVRGFGRGSKQLGIPTANFPEQVVDNLPADISTGIYYGWASVGNGDVHKMVVSIGWNPYYKNTKKSMETHIMHTFKEDFYGEILKVAIVGYLRPEKNFDSLEALISAIQGDIEEAKKRLDLPEHLKLKEDKFFQVPKSKIMNGH, encoded by the exons ATGAGGCAGCTGCCATACTTCTGCCGCGGCCAAGTGGTGCGGGGCTTCGGCCGCGGCTCCAAGCAGTTGGGCATCCCTACAG cTAACTTTCCTGAACAAGTAGTAGATAATCTTCCAGCTGATATATCTACTGGCATTTATTATGGTTGGGCCAGTGTTGGAAATGGAGATGTCCATAAGATGGTGGTGAGCATAGGATGGAACCCATACTACAAGAATACTAAAAAATCCATG GAAACTCATATCATGCATACTTTCAAAGAGGACTTCTATGGGGAAATCCTCAAAGTGGCCATCGTTGGCTACCTCAGACCAGAAAAGAACTTTGATTCTTTAG AGGCACTTATTTCAGCAATTCAGGGTGATATCGAAGAAGCTAAGAAACGACTAGATTTACCAGAACATTTGAAACTCAAAGAAGACAAATTCTTCCAGGTTCCTAAAAGCAAGATAATGAATGGCCACTGA